The Maridesulfovibrio sp. genomic sequence GGCTTCCGCAAAGCTTATGCGCACACCCGTTTCGGTGAGACTCCCGGACTGATGGAAAAAATGATTATCGAGGTTGTCAATTCCATGCCTCTGGCTTTCAACCTCATGGATGCCATCTACCCCATGCACGAATCCGGGCCGATAAGCGGGAAACCATATACCATGAGCCTTTTGGCAGGTTCTCCCAACCCATACGCCCTTGATACCGCCATCTACATGCTGCTGGGCCTCAGCCCCAAAAAGATACTGCTTTGGCGTGAGAGCGCCCGCCAGAAAATTTTCGGCTACAACCCGGACCACATTGAATACGTAATCGAACCTCCCGACGATTTTGACACCACGGATTTTAAAATTCCGGAAAAACTCAGTCCTATGGAATTTGAACCTGTCCGTTTCATAAAAGGACGTGTCAAATCCCTGCTCAGCAGATTTAAATTGCTTTGATGCGCTTCACAGCCTGTGCTGATACCTTGCCATAAATTCTAAACAAAGAGATTTCTTCCAGATGACAGAGAACAGAATTTTCCGCCGACTGCTCACTGTGACCGGACAGGTACAGGGTGTCGGATTCAGGCCCTTTGTTTACAAGACAGCTCTCAAACACAATCTCTCAGGCACAGTTCTCAACAGTCCCGAGGGAGTACTCATTGAGCTTCAAGGCAGTAAGAACGCACTGAATGGATTTGATCAAAGCTTCAGCTACGACCTGCCGAGGCTGGCCCGCATTGTTTCTCTGAAAAAAGAAGAGCTGGCTGTAATTGAAGGAGAGGAACAATTCTGTATTCTGGCCTCCACTGCCGGGGAAGGACATTGCGTGCTGATCAGCCCGGACGTTGCTACATGCCCGGACTGTTTTGCAGATATGAATGATCCGCAAAACCGCCGTTTTGAATACCCGTTCACAAACTGCACAAATTGCGGTCCGCGCTACACCATCACTAAATCCATACCCTATGACCGCCCGGTGACATCAATGGCCTGCTTCGAGCTATGTGATGATTGCCGCACTGAATATGAAAATCCGCTCGACCGTCGCTTCCATGCCCAGCCTAATGCCTGTGCAGAATGCGGACCTAAAGTCTGGCTTACAGACAACAAAGGCAATGAACTTGCAGGACCGGAAACAGCCCTGCGCGAACTGGCAAAACTGCTGGCCGAGGGAAAAATAGCCGGGGTAAAAGGCCTTGGCGGATTTCATCTGGTCTGTGATGCCTCTAATCCTGAAGCTGTACGCACCCTGCGTGAACGCAAGAACCGCCCGGATAAACCACTGGCGGTAATGGTCCGAGATGTGGATGAGGCCCGTAAAATCGGAAAAATCACCGACCACGATATTGAACTGCTCGAAGGGTTGCAGCGGCCCATCGTACTTACACCAAAAAGCGACAACTATTCATTAGCCCCGGAAATAGCACCGGATACAGATTTTATCGGATTAATGGTGCCCTACACTCCGTTGCATCAAGTGTTGCTTAAATATTTTTCCGAACGAAATAAATCGGACCTACCGTCCGCTCTGGTAATGACTTCCGGAAATATGAGTTCCGCGCCCATCTGCATCGGCAACCGCGAAGCATTAACGCGCCTGCCGGATATTGTGGATGTTTTCCTCTTCCATAACCGTGATATCCTCATCCGCGTAGATGACTCTGTGACCCGCTCAGTACCCGAGTTTGCCGAAACGGATAAAAACAAATCACGCACTATCTTCATGCGCCGGGCTAGAGGCTACACCCCATCCCCTGTTTTCCTAGCTCAGGACGGTCCCTGCGTACTGGGAACCGGGCCGGAACTGAAAAACACCCTTTGCCTGACCAAAGGGGACCATGCTTTCAGTAGTCAGCATATAGGTGATATGCAGAATCTGGAGACTGCCAATTTCTGGAAAGAAATCAGACTGCATCTCCAATCAATACTCAAGGTTAAACCGGAATTGATTGTTCACGATCTGCACCCGGATTACCTGACTACCGGATTGGCTGAAGAAATTTCGCTGACAGAAAACATAAAGACCACCGCTTTGCAGCACCACTACGCCCACATTCACTCAGTGCTTGCCGAAAACAAACACATCGGCCCGGCACTGGGTCTCGCCCTTGACGGAACAGGTTTAGGCGAAGACCGCACAATCTGGGGCGGCGAGTGCCTCCTGGTTGACAATGAAAAACTGATCAACAAGCGGCTGGCAAGATTCACGCATCTACGCCTTCCCGGTGGTGAAGCTGCCGTGCGTGAACCATGGCGTATTGCTTTTGCCGCAGCCAAGGACCTCGGCCTTGATACTGACCTGATCAGCGTCCCCGAACAATTTCAATCCGGTCTGAAAATGTTTGAACAGATCCTAGAAAAAAATATTAATTGCCCGCTGACCAGCAGTTGCGGACGGCTCTTTGACGCAATCTCGGCCATGCTAGGTCTCTGCCCCGCAATATCGTACGAAGGACAGGCGGCCATCATCCTTGAAAAAATACAGGATATGACCGAACAGGAAACCTATGAATGCCCTCTCGCTCAATCCGTAGAAGCGTACGAGATCTGCACTGGTGAACTTTTCAAACAGGCTTTTACTGATTTTCAAAAAGGAATCTCTCCGGCAGTCATCAGCCGCCGTTTCCATCGGGGCCTGATTTCTGGACTTGCCGATTGTGCTGAAAAAATATCTGAGCAGACCGGGATAAGAAATGTCGGGCTAAGCGGCGGAGTCATGCAGAACCTGACCATCGCCGTAGAATTGCCATTGGAGCTTCAAAAACGAGGTCTTATTCCGCTGGTTCACCGCTACCTGCCGCCTAATGACGGATGCATTTCACTGGGACAGGCTGTTTATGGGCAATTACTACTCAATAAACGGTAATCATTGAGACTAGTTAGTTTGAATAATATTTACTATTGTCTTTCAATTCTTGAACTACAATAGTCAGTGAAACCGGATGATTCAATAAAATCAACAACCTCCACCGAACAAAAATAAGCAGGGCTGCGGAATAATCCCACAGCCCTGTTGCAACCCGATTAACCGTCATAACTTTACAGGACGGCTCAATGAAAGCTTGATTCCTACCAGCCCTTATGGCTGAGAATATCCTTAACTTTTTCCTCGGTTTTTTCTTCCACGAGGATCATTTTCTTTGCCTGTGCTTTTTTAATCTTATCTGTGAGCACATTGATGTCGGCAGGTTTTTCCACAAAGTCCATGGCACCGAGCTTCATGGCCTCGATACCTTTTTCAACTGTTGCGTGACCACTGAGCAAGATGACCTGCATTTCAGGACGCGATTTCTTGATATGCTTAAGGGCTTCTATACCGTCAATACCCGGCATCTGGAGATCAAGCACGATTGCATCGAAAGTTTCGTTGTCCACCTTATCGAGGGCTTCCTGAGGATTGGTACATGCGGTTACATCCATGCCGCGCAGCTCCATACGTTCTGCCAGACCTTCAACAAATTCCTTTTCATCATCAACCAGAAGTACTTTTTCTGCCATCTTTCTTCTCCACCTGCACGATGCAGTTTAAAGTAGTTAAAATTTAATATTTAAGATTTTTACCTGCGGGTCTGCGGCAACTTCAGCCCCCACTCTTTCAGCAATTGATTCCAGTTCGGCAAGTGATTCTTCAGGCAAAGATTCACCCAGTCCGGAAATTATTATGGCGCACCCACTATCTGCGGAAGACACATCAATGCCGAGTTCACCATCTTTCACGGCACTGTCCATGGCATACTCAAGACTTTTGGCAATGAGCATCTGGGTGGTAAACGGGTCACCCTTGCCCTTGACCTGATCGCCGTCCTTGAGGCTGACCGTCACGCACTTGCGCGATGCCATGCGGGTCAGCAGGGAAATAACCAGCGCAACCAGTTCGCGGTAATCAACCTCACACTCCGGTAGATCCACGCTATGGGCGAACCGGTTCATGTTCTTGATGATTCCGTCTCCGCGTTTAACCTGTTCCTGAACTTTCTGCGCCAATTTGTTCATACGTTCGGGATCAAGCTCCATACCCTGCTTAGCCATTAATGAATAATCCTGCAGTAAGCCGGCATCTTCATTGATGATGGCCAGAACATTTTTGAGATCATGGGAAATAGCCGCACTTATCTGCCCGAAAAAACAGAGTCCGTCACGATCTTTCTGTATGAGTAATCCCATGCGCTTCTCCTTATGGATGGTTATTCTAATCCCAGAGCCATGTTAATTTTATCCACCAGTTCTTCAATTTTCACAGGCTTAACCAGATAACACTCGGCCTTAGCCGCACCTGCGTTATAGTCTTCTTCCGAACCATGGCCGGAAAGAAAAATATATTTCATGCCGGAGCGGACTTTCTCCAATTCGGCCCGCAACTCCAAACCGCTCATGCGCGGCATTTTTACATCAAGAACCGCGAGGTCGTACTCCGTCTCTCTCACTTTGTCTATGGCTTCTGCTCCGGAGCAGGCCCAGTCGGCATCAAATCCGCGAAAAGAAAGCCTCTCGGCAAGGGCTGAAACCAATTCGGACTCATCGTCAACCAATAGAATCTTCATACTAATGCCTCTCTCCATTAATCTCGGGAGCCTTGGGCAGCGAAAAACTGAACTCAGTGCCTTTCCCCAACTCACTCTGCACTTTCATGTCTCCACCGAGATCCTGCACCAGACCATAAGTGATAGACAGCCCCAATCCTGTTCCGCCCGCTTGTTTCTTAGTAGAGTAAAACGGCTCAAAAATCCTTTTCAGATCAGAAGCGGGAATACCGCAACCGTTATCCTTTACCGAAAAATTAACCAGTCCGTCTTCATAACTTGTAACTTTGATATGCAATGCTCCGCCATCCTTCATGGCTTGAAAAGCATTGTTGATCAGGTTCAGCAGAACCTGTTCCAGTTTGCCGCGGTCGGTTACCACTTCAAAAATCTGTTCATCGACATCAACGCTGACATCGATACAGCGGTACTCGGCCTCCTTACTGAGGAAGCTCAGCACGGTTTCAATGACCTTACGTGGATATACAGGCCTGAATTCAACCTCAGTCTTGCGGGAAAATCCAAGCAGCCGTTTGGTTATACGCCCACAGCGTTCCACCGAGTCTATGACTGAATCCACCAATCCCAAAACACGGTCATCCGCTTTATAAGCCTTGCTGAAAGTGAACAGATCCTTAAGCAGACCGGCTTTCTCATTGATAATAGCCAGCGGATTATTGATTTCGTGGGCCACCCCGGCAGCCAGACGCCCTATTGAGGCCATACGGTTATGGTGCTCCATCTGCTGCAGGGCCTTCGAACGGGTCATATCGGCAGTATAAATACGTTCTACAAGGTAGGTCGCCACTGCCCACATCACCATAATAATAACAGCAATACTGAAAACGGTGAACCAGATCACGGTATTGCGCGAACGCTGCCAGCCCCCCATGAATTCGGCCTCGGTCTTCACATAGAGAAGCACGAATGGAGAATTCTTGAGATATGCATAGCCGAGCATGGCCGGATCACCCTTAAGATAGGAAATTTCTTTAACTTTGGTCCGAAAGGATTTTTCCGGCAGTTTGAAACCGACCTTGGAAAAGATATTGCCGTTCCATTTGGATGGCGTCTGCAGTACACCTTCCCGGTTTACGAGAAAGACGTCCTCACCTTCAGAAAGATCAAGTGAGGCCAGAATACCGTTGAACTGCTTGGTATCCAGTGTGGCGCGCAGAATCTTAAAGTGGCCCGCATTCTCATCAAGCATATGCTTGACCGCGATAACAATATGCGGGCTGTCACGAAAGCCGAGGAAAACCTCGCTTACATAGACCCCCTGCTCCACGGTTTGTTTGAACCAGTCCTGCCCGGCATACTCACGCCCCTCAAGGTTATAAGGTCCGACATAAGCGACCTGTCTGCCCTGATTATTAATCACACCGAGGTCGATGAATCCGCCGAAGCTGTTTTTCAATGACTTCAGCATCCCGGATAATTTGATGCGATCATCGAAGGAACGGAAATCATGCAGTTCAACCAGCAGTTGTAATGCCGATTTCCGTTCCTCCAGAAAGTAAGATACCGAACGACGGGTATTGGACGTAGTCCTTGCCGCCTCCAAGGTATTTTCAGATATGATCGCTCCCCGAGTGACACTGAAGTCAATTGAGGCCATAATCAGAATGGGAACAAGGGAAACCATGACCAATAGCCCTAAACACAGCTGCCAGATTCGCTTGTAATCAAACAGCTGCTTATACGGACCAACGGACTTAGGCTCCGCATCCAAAAATTCCGGTTTGAATATTCCCTTTATATTCATGGCCTGCCCCGGCGAGTTTATTGATTAAGATTTACGCACTTTGGCGTAAGCATCTTTCAGGGTCTTGCTCAACACATCTATGTCCACGGGCTTGTTCAGGTAAGCAAAAGCACCGAGAGCCATACATGTCTTGCGGTCTTCGTCCGAACCGTGACCGGTAAGGATGATCACTTCAATGTTGGGGCGCTCGTTCTTGACCCGGCGTAGAACCTCTATGCCGTCGATGCCGGGCATCTTAAGGTCGAGGATCATTACTTCAGGTTCATCTTCTTTGACTACGTCAAGTGCGGATTCTCCATCATAGACAACAGCTGAACCGAGGTCGCGCAACAGGAGACGTTCGGACAGGGTCTTAACGAACTCACGCTCGTCATCAACCAGCAAAACGCGGGAAGGCAATTCAAAATCCATGCGGCGGTAGATATCCGCCTCATAGAAATCCTTGCCGAAGACCACTTCAACGCTCTCAACCCCTTCAATAGGTTCAGCGATTTCGCGCAGATCCTTTTCAAGACGCTCAACCATGAGCACTTTTTTATTGATTGAGAGGGTGACATTTCCGTTTTTCGCTTTAACGGAAACGTTGTGTCCCTTGGAGACCAGCTTGGTTTCAACGCCGGCGGCAAGCAGGAAATCCTGCACGGCCTGTTTGGAAGCTTCGGTAACTTCCACGGCTGCATTATTCAGCTGTTCCCTGATCAAAGCCACGGATTCATCCACGCCGGTTTTGTCCGCAGGAATAATCATATCGTACAGGGATGATGCCCAGGGGTCATTGATCCCGGTGACTTCACGAACCCATACGGTGCGTTCCTCATCGCTGTGCTGGATTTCCTTTTCAGCTTCAGATTCGGAAAGACCGGACATAATCCGGGCAGTTTCCAACCTTTTTTGTAGGTCATCAATGATGCAGACCTTAAGAACATGGCTGATTTCCTGAGACAGTAACTGGGTAACCAGACCGGAAACCAGTAAAGCCTGACCTTCGGCCAGTTTTTGGGCAAGAGCCAGCCTGAGCCATGAAACCGAGCGTTCCTTTTCATGGCTGAATTTATTAAAGATGGAAGTTTTGGGAGAGAAAGCCTTGGCAATGGCGCTCTCACTCATTCCTCCCAGCGCTGCGGCTTCGGTCACGAGGTCGCTGTCAGTAACCAGCTTGAAATCAATATCATCAATCAAGCGTTTTATAACGGCATCAGTCTGACAAAACAGACCACTGAAAATAAAAAGATCAGACATTAGCAACCTCCACTAAGCGTTACCGCGAACACGGCAGTAAGTTGTGAGCGGACAATCGGACTCAGTTCCATCATGATGGGCCTGAGCGTGGGTTTTGCAGAGTGCGCTGTCGGTATCTGCAAAGACATGATCTTTCCCGATTTTCTCAAGTAAGTGAGTTCGTGCAAGCACATCCATAACACTTTCGTTGACACCGGAAAGGGATATATCCCGGCCACCGCTTCTGACAGTATCCACAATCAGGGAAAGGGCTTCCTCGCCGGATGCGTCTATGTCATTGATACCGCTGCAAACCAGAATAATATGCTTCAGATTAGGCATATTCAACAAACGGTCGGTAATCTGGTCTTCAAGAAAACTTGCGTTAGCGAAAAACAGGGGTCCGCCGAAACGCACAACTGCAATATGGTCGCATTCGCGCAGACCGTGGATGCTGGCATCACGCAAGACCTCGTCCTCTCCCTTTGACAGATTCGAAACACGCGGGCGCATACTCTTATAAAGGAATACGCCAAGTGAAAGAGCCACACCGATCATGATACCCTTATCAAGGTGCGGTGCAAAGGCCAGAGTTGCAACAAATGAAATAATAGAGATAGCTCCATCATATTTCTGGGCCTTCCATGCGTGGATGAAACCGGATGCGTTGATCAGCCCGATAACAGCCATCATAATTACAGCGGCCAGAACAGCCTGCGGCAGATTATAAAGCAGCGGGGTAAAGAACATCAGGGTAACAGCCACGATAGCGGAAGTGAATACGCTGGAAAGTCCGGTTACAGCACCGGCCTGCAGGTTAACTGCGGAACGGGAGAATGAACCGGAGGCAGGATATGCAGAGCCGCAGGCACCGAGCATGTTGGCAAGTCCCTGACCGATGAGTTCCTGGTTGGGGTCGAGCCTCTGTCCGGTCTTTGCTGCCATGGCCTTGGCAATTGAAATCGCTTCCATAAAACCAAGCAGGGAAATGATTATCGCGAAGGGGAAGAGTTTAAGTATTACTTTCAGGTCCAACGAAGGAATCGCCAGAGCCGGAAAGCCGGAAGGCACATTTCCTACAACGGCACCACCGCCCATCATTTTCAACG encodes the following:
- a CDS encoding SulP family inorganic anion transporter, whose translation is MLTRIFPFLGWFKKYSGAAFRADIISGLTVALVLIPQSMAYAQLAGMPAYYGLYASLLPPMVAALFGSSRQLATGPVAVVSLMTAASLEPLATAGSEGYIAYALLLALLVGFFQFLLGVLRLGLVVNFLSHPVVNGFTNAAAIIIASSQLSKMFGVYVDKAELHFETIMRVIKGAIHYTHLPTLGMGVLAFVIMVGLKRVNPKIPNVLCAVVITTLLSWATGFNHDVRVDISAIQDTEVQSVITDFNKSVTGIEDLAVKRTEIAALEDKAKSEKNQIGYYDAEHDLAVVNYQVNVLKHQSHELRAALRHFLFEGVEQADGSMAFYVEGKTPAGLTTDGRTWRIKVGNKMLDTAALKMMGGGAVVGNVPSGFPALAIPSLDLKVILKLFPFAIIISLLGFMEAISIAKAMAAKTGQRLDPNQELIGQGLANMLGACGSAYPASGSFSRSAVNLQAGAVTGLSSVFTSAIVAVTLMFFTPLLYNLPQAVLAAVIMMAVIGLINASGFIHAWKAQKYDGAISIISFVATLAFAPHLDKGIMIGVALSLGVFLYKSMRPRVSNLSKGEDEVLRDASIHGLRECDHIAVVRFGGPLFFANASFLEDQITDRLLNMPNLKHIILVCSGINDIDASGEEALSLIVDTVRSGGRDISLSGVNESVMDVLARTHLLEKIGKDHVFADTDSALCKTHAQAHHDGTESDCPLTTYCRVRGNA
- the hypF gene encoding carbamoyltransferase HypF, which produces MTENRIFRRLLTVTGQVQGVGFRPFVYKTALKHNLSGTVLNSPEGVLIELQGSKNALNGFDQSFSYDLPRLARIVSLKKEELAVIEGEEQFCILASTAGEGHCVLISPDVATCPDCFADMNDPQNRRFEYPFTNCTNCGPRYTITKSIPYDRPVTSMACFELCDDCRTEYENPLDRRFHAQPNACAECGPKVWLTDNKGNELAGPETALRELAKLLAEGKIAGVKGLGGFHLVCDASNPEAVRTLRERKNRPDKPLAVMVRDVDEARKIGKITDHDIELLEGLQRPIVLTPKSDNYSLAPEIAPDTDFIGLMVPYTPLHQVLLKYFSERNKSDLPSALVMTSGNMSSAPICIGNREALTRLPDIVDVFLFHNRDILIRVDDSVTRSVPEFAETDKNKSRTIFMRRARGYTPSPVFLAQDGPCVLGTGPELKNTLCLTKGDHAFSSQHIGDMQNLETANFWKEIRLHLQSILKVKPELIVHDLHPDYLTTGLAEEISLTENIKTTALQHHYAHIHSVLAENKHIGPALGLALDGTGLGEDRTIWGGECLLVDNEKLINKRLARFTHLRLPGGEAAVREPWRIAFAAAKDLGLDTDLISVPEQFQSGLKMFEQILEKNINCPLTSSCGRLFDAISAMLGLCPAISYEGQAAIILEKIQDMTEQETYECPLAQSVEAYEICTGELFKQAFTDFQKGISPAVISRRFHRGLISGLADCAEKISEQTGIRNVGLSGGVMQNLTIAVELPLELQKRGLIPLVHRYLPPNDGCISLGQAVYGQLLLNKR
- a CDS encoding response regulator — translated: MAEKVLLVDDEKEFVEGLAERMELRGMDVTACTNPQEALDKVDNETFDAIVLDLQMPGIDGIEALKHIKKSRPEMQVILLSGHATVEKGIEAMKLGAMDFVEKPADINVLTDKIKKAQAKKMILVEEKTEEKVKDILSHKGW
- a CDS encoding ATP-binding protein, with the protein product MNIKGIFKPEFLDAEPKSVGPYKQLFDYKRIWQLCLGLLVMVSLVPILIMASIDFSVTRGAIISENTLEAARTTSNTRRSVSYFLEERKSALQLLVELHDFRSFDDRIKLSGMLKSLKNSFGGFIDLGVINNQGRQVAYVGPYNLEGREYAGQDWFKQTVEQGVYVSEVFLGFRDSPHIVIAVKHMLDENAGHFKILRATLDTKQFNGILASLDLSEGEDVFLVNREGVLQTPSKWNGNIFSKVGFKLPEKSFRTKVKEISYLKGDPAMLGYAYLKNSPFVLLYVKTEAEFMGGWQRSRNTVIWFTVFSIAVIIMVMWAVATYLVERIYTADMTRSKALQQMEHHNRMASIGRLAAGVAHEINNPLAIINEKAGLLKDLFTFSKAYKADDRVLGLVDSVIDSVERCGRITKRLLGFSRKTEVEFRPVYPRKVIETVLSFLSKEAEYRCIDVSVDVDEQIFEVVTDRGKLEQVLLNLINNAFQAMKDGGALHIKVTSYEDGLVNFSVKDNGCGIPASDLKRIFEPFYSTKKQAGGTGLGLSITYGLVQDLGGDMKVQSELGKGTEFSFSLPKAPEINGERH
- a CDS encoding response regulator; protein product: MSDLFIFSGLFCQTDAVIKRLIDDIDFKLVTDSDLVTEAAALGGMSESAIAKAFSPKTSIFNKFSHEKERSVSWLRLALAQKLAEGQALLVSGLVTQLLSQEISHVLKVCIIDDLQKRLETARIMSGLSESEAEKEIQHSDEERTVWVREVTGINDPWASSLYDMIIPADKTGVDESVALIREQLNNAAVEVTEASKQAVQDFLLAAGVETKLVSKGHNVSVKAKNGNVTLSINKKVLMVERLEKDLREIAEPIEGVESVEVVFGKDFYEADIYRRMDFELPSRVLLVDDEREFVKTLSERLLLRDLGSAVVYDGESALDVVKEDEPEVMILDLKMPGIDGIEVLRRVKNERPNIEVIILTGHGSDEDRKTCMALGAFAYLNKPVDIDVLSKTLKDAYAKVRKS
- a CDS encoding sensor histidine kinase; protein product: MGLLIQKDRDGLCFFGQISAAISHDLKNVLAIINEDAGLLQDYSLMAKQGMELDPERMNKLAQKVQEQVKRGDGIIKNMNRFAHSVDLPECEVDYRELVALVISLLTRMASRKCVTVSLKDGDQVKGKGDPFTTQMLIAKSLEYAMDSAVKDGELGIDVSSADSGCAIIISGLGESLPEESLAELESIAERVGAEVAADPQVKILNIKF
- a CDS encoding response regulator, producing MKILLVDDESELVSALAERLSFRGFDADWACSGAEAIDKVRETEYDLAVLDVKMPRMSGLELRAELEKVRSGMKYIFLSGHGSEEDYNAGAAKAECYLVKPVKIEELVDKINMALGLE